The following are encoded together in the Oceanobacillus zhaokaii genome:
- a CDS encoding ASCH domain-containing protein: MNEFPKKTCSIERLVTIPEDIQKVSNGIKSATRRNGVYAYPGEIMVLDGKEFVIDALYRQTLGELTDEHAQQEGYSDLEAYKQSMTSMHAHAKMPWLPEMKVWVHEYSPVDK, translated from the coding sequence ATGAATGAATTTCCCAAAAAAACGTGTTCGATTGAACGGCTAGTCACAATCCCAGAGGACATACAAAAAGTATCGAACGGGATAAAGTCAGCTACACGAAGAAATGGAGTTTATGCATATCCAGGTGAAATTATGGTGCTCGATGGCAAAGAATTTGTAATTGATGCATTGTATAGACAGACACTTGGCGAATTAACCGACGAACACGCACAGCAAGAAGGTTATTCAGATCTAGAAGCATACAAACAATCGATGACCTCCATGCATGCACATGCAAAAATGCCTTGGCTTCCCGAAATGAAGGTTTGGGTGCATGAATACAGTCCAGTCGATAAATGA
- a CDS encoding HIT family protein, translating to MELNKDCMYCMEDERRDDLMIEIGKLDVSTVFLFKEQTYAGRCNVVYKDHVKELFDLDQDELAAFMNDVKKVATAVDKAFHPDKINYGAYGDTLHHLHMHVVPKYEGKENWGSTFEMNLGKTYLSDEEYEEVIKKIKENL from the coding sequence ATGGAATTGAATAAAGATTGCATGTATTGTATGGAAGATGAGCGACGCGACGACCTAATGATTGAAATAGGCAAGCTCGATGTTTCTACGGTTTTCCTATTTAAAGAGCAAACCTATGCTGGAAGATGTAATGTCGTATATAAGGATCATGTAAAAGAATTATTTGATCTCGATCAAGATGAATTGGCAGCATTTATGAATGACGTTAAAAAGGTAGCAACTGCTGTGGACAAAGCATTCCATCCTGATAAAATCAATTACGGGGCATATGGAGATACCTTGCATCATTTACATATGCATGTAGTACCGAAATATGAAGGCAAGGAAAATTGGGGCTCTACATTTGAAATGAATTTAGGCAAAACTTATTTATCAGATGAAGAATATGAAGAGGTAATTAAGAAGATTAAAGAGAACTTATAA
- a CDS encoding serine hydrolase domain-containing protein — translation MKLNNINIEERMKHFHVPGLSIALIEGGLITEIDNYGLLEVEGNRKTNKDSIFSACSISKFLSGMLAIKLVQEGLFNLDSDVNESLIAWKVPVNDFTKIKKVTLRNLLSHQSGIIDPDGSFSELKPKTEIPSMIELLEGKTPYCKAPIDVKCEPESEFHYSDAGFCIIQQLIEDVTKNKFHQVMKEQIFDPLGMTNSHFNTSGLEMDRLNTSCGHNRNGEIVDGKYPIYPYPAASGLWTTSMDLAELVLELINAVKGKSKLGISESLANEMVASQTGKSWTGLGVFLEGSEKELEITSLGWGIGFQCMVSALPYLEKGAVIMTNAELGVHQMEGIIGEIYKSLRY, via the coding sequence ATGAAATTAAACAATATCAATATTGAAGAACGGATGAAACATTTTCATGTGCCAGGTTTAAGTATCGCTTTAATTGAGGGCGGCCTAATTACTGAAATAGATAATTACGGCTTATTAGAAGTGGAAGGCAATAGAAAAACAAATAAAGATTCTATTTTTAGTGCTTGTTCGATTAGCAAGTTCTTATCAGGAATGCTTGCTATTAAGCTAGTACAGGAAGGGCTTTTCAATTTAGATAGCGATGTAAATGAAAGTCTTATAGCTTGGAAAGTACCAGTAAATGATTTCACTAAAATTAAAAAAGTTACACTGAGAAACTTACTAAGTCATCAATCTGGAATTATAGACCCTGATGGCAGTTTTTCTGAACTGAAACCGAAAACAGAGATTCCTTCGATGATTGAATTATTAGAGGGCAAAACTCCTTACTGTAAAGCTCCAATTGATGTGAAGTGTGAACCTGAAAGTGAATTCCACTATTCGGATGCAGGTTTTTGTATTATTCAGCAACTGATAGAAGATGTTACTAAAAATAAGTTTCATCAAGTTATGAAGGAGCAAATATTTGATCCATTAGGGATGACAAACAGCCATTTCAACACATCAGGTCTGGAAATGGATAGGCTGAATACTTCTTGTGGTCATAACAGAAACGGTGAGATAGTCGATGGAAAATATCCGATATATCCTTATCCAGCAGCTTCTGGTCTATGGACAACTTCAATGGATTTAGCTGAATTAGTTCTAGAGCTAATAAATGCTGTAAAAGGAAAAAGCAAGCTAGGCATATCAGAAAGCTTAGCAAATGAGATGGTAGCTTCACAAACAGGTAAAAGCTGGACTGGATTAGGTGTGTTTCTTGAGGGGTCTGAAAAAGAATTAGAAATTACCTCACTCGGCTGGGGAATAGGGTTTCAATGCATGGTGTCAGCTTTGCCGTATTTAGAGAAAGGTGCGGTCATCATGACGAATGCAGAATTGGGTGTTCATCAAATGGAGGGTATTATTGGAGAGATATACAAATCTCTTAGATATTAA
- the putP gene encoding sodium/proline symporter PutP codes for MSNEMYQLLAIIIYMAAMVFIGWYAFRRTSNLTDYMLGGRSLGPAVTALSAGAADMSGWLLMGLPGAIYLSGLVEAWMAIGLTVGAYLNYVLVAPRLRVYTQVSNDSITIPSYLENRLKDKSRLLRVVSGIIILIFFTFYVSSGMVAGGKFFLSSFGLDYHVGLLIVSAVVIFYTLFGGFLAVSYTDVVQGLIMFFALLLVPIVGLFLTGGFSETAASIREVNPQLLNFISGGSFLGIISAVTWGLGYFGQPHIIVRFMAIGSVKEVKKARRIGIGWMFLSLFGAVSTALIGVAYYQQNNAKLADPETVFITLGQIIFHPFIAGIMLAAVLAAVMSTISSQLIVTSSALIEDLYKAVIKTDASDKRYVFLGRLAVLVISIIAIALSWPNDESILKIVSFSWAGFGASFGPIILLSLYWRKITATGALWGMITGAATVMIWGNVKLLTDTLYEIVPGFIICWIVTYVVSLATYRPNDEIDKEFTETLEILKKES; via the coding sequence ATGTCCAATGAAATGTATCAATTATTAGCAATTATTATTTACATGGCTGCAATGGTATTTATCGGTTGGTATGCATTTAGACGCACTTCAAACCTGACAGACTATATGCTTGGCGGGCGTTCACTAGGACCGGCTGTTACTGCTTTAAGTGCTGGAGCTGCAGACATGTCGGGGTGGCTTCTTATGGGACTTCCAGGTGCAATCTATTTGAGCGGTCTGGTTGAAGCTTGGATGGCTATCGGTCTGACTGTCGGTGCCTATTTGAACTATGTACTCGTTGCACCACGACTTCGCGTCTATACGCAAGTATCGAATGATTCCATTACGATACCTAGTTATCTAGAAAATCGTCTGAAAGACAAATCCCGTCTTTTACGTGTTGTCTCAGGGATTATTATTCTTATTTTCTTTACATTCTACGTATCTTCAGGAATGGTTGCAGGTGGTAAGTTCTTCCTTAGCTCATTCGGATTAGACTATCACGTTGGGTTATTAATCGTATCAGCGGTCGTTATTTTCTACACTTTATTCGGCGGTTTCTTAGCAGTTAGCTATACAGATGTTGTCCAAGGTCTTATAATGTTTTTCGCATTATTACTCGTACCAATCGTTGGGTTATTTCTTACTGGTGGGTTTTCAGAAACAGCAGCGAGTATTCGTGAAGTTAATCCTCAGCTATTAAACTTCATTTCTGGTGGTTCCTTCCTTGGCATTATCTCAGCGGTTACGTGGGGGCTTGGCTATTTCGGTCAACCTCATATCATTGTCCGTTTCATGGCAATTGGCTCTGTCAAAGAGGTTAAAAAGGCACGCCGTATTGGTATAGGATGGATGTTTCTCAGCCTTTTTGGCGCTGTTTCAACAGCACTTATCGGAGTTGCTTATTATCAGCAAAATAACGCCAAACTTGCTGATCCGGAAACGGTTTTCATTACACTAGGGCAAATTATTTTCCATCCCTTTATCGCGGGAATTATGCTAGCAGCAGTACTTGCAGCTGTTATGAGTACGATTTCTTCCCAGCTGATTGTCACATCTTCCGCACTCATTGAAGATTTGTATAAAGCTGTCATTAAGACAGATGCATCAGATAAGCGATATGTATTTTTAGGAAGATTGGCAGTCCTTGTCATCTCGATTATAGCGATTGCACTTTCTTGGCCTAATGACGAATCTATTTTGAAAATCGTATCTTTCTCATGGGCAGGATTCGGTGCTTCATTCGGACCGATCATCTTACTTTCTCTTTACTGGAGGAAGATTACTGCAACAGGTGCTCTTTGGGGAATGATTACAGGTGCGGCAACTGTTATGATCTGGGGTAATGTCAAGTTATTGACAGATACACTTTATGAAATTGTCCCTGGGTTCATCATTTGCTGGATTGTTACGTACGTCGTAAGTTTGGCGACATATCGACCAAATGACGAAATTGATAAAGAATTTACTGAAACACTTGAGATTTTAAAAAAGGAAAGCTAG
- a CDS encoding type I phosphomannose isomerase catalytic subunit, whose product MDSPIKLSATRAWRTYLGGKLIDTLHRAEQPEDSHFPEEWIMSTVSARNAGREHILNEGLSKVDKPNQDCYLKDLIEKNPKDFLGKDHIEKYGKHTGVLVKVIDSAERLTVQVHPDREKAKELFDSSFGKTECWHIIGGREIDREMPHVYLGFKPGVTKEQWIKLFEQQDTKGMLDCLHKYEVNQGDTFLIEGGTPHAIGPGCLLVEIQEPTDYTIRIEKTSPSGFEIDDHMCHQGLGFEGMFNCFNYASYSREETLEKWKIPTTVIKESQSSKEQELIGYKDTLYFRMTLVQVENELEITGDGIYSGLYILSGQADIVAGKEKLSCKEGEQFFIPAKVANYKIQNVGDKAVRALRLFGPKVR is encoded by the coding sequence GTGGATTCACCTATTAAACTATCTGCAACTAGAGCTTGGCGAACATACTTAGGCGGGAAATTAATCGACACGCTGCATCGGGCAGAGCAGCCAGAAGATAGTCACTTCCCAGAAGAGTGGATTATGTCGACCGTTTCCGCTCGAAATGCTGGAAGAGAGCATATTCTTAATGAAGGGCTAAGTAAGGTAGACAAGCCAAATCAAGATTGCTATTTAAAAGATTTGATAGAGAAAAATCCTAAAGATTTTTTAGGAAAGGACCATATAGAGAAATACGGTAAACATACAGGGGTGCTTGTAAAAGTAATTGACTCGGCAGAACGGTTAACTGTTCAGGTACATCCGGACCGGGAAAAAGCGAAAGAATTATTTGATTCTAGCTTTGGCAAGACAGAGTGCTGGCATATAATTGGGGGCAGAGAAATTGATCGGGAAATGCCACATGTCTATCTTGGCTTTAAGCCGGGTGTTACGAAAGAACAGTGGATAAAGCTTTTTGAACAGCAAGATACCAAAGGAATGCTCGATTGTCTTCATAAATATGAAGTAAACCAAGGAGATACGTTTTTAATTGAGGGCGGTACCCCTCATGCAATTGGGCCTGGTTGTCTGCTAGTGGAAATTCAAGAGCCGACTGACTATACGATACGCATAGAAAAGACCTCACCATCCGGCTTTGAAATAGATGACCACATGTGTCATCAAGGGCTTGGATTCGAGGGAATGTTTAATTGCTTTAACTATGCTAGTTATTCGCGGGAAGAAACGCTTGAGAAATGGAAGATTCCAACTACTGTTATAAAAGAATCTCAATCCTCTAAGGAACAGGAATTAATTGGATATAAGGATACGCTTTATTTTCGAATGACGCTTGTTCAAGTAGAAAATGAACTAGAAATTACGGGAGACGGAATATATTCCGGGTTATACATCTTGTCTGGGCAGGCAGACATTGTTGCAGGGAAAGAGAAACTGTCATGTAAAGAGGGGGAACAGTTTTTCATACCAGCGAAAGTTGCAAATTATAAAATACAAAATGTCGGGGATAAAGCTGTTCGAGCTTTAAGACTGTTTGGTCCTAAAGTAAGATAA
- a CDS encoding MFS transporter: MEQKPKLWTKDFIMVSTSNFLLFISFYILMVTLAVYSIEKFHASQSQAGLASSIFVLGAVLVRPIAGKTIEKVGKKKLLLFGLILFLVMMLFYFPVNNLALLLIIRFIHGFAFGISTTATGTIVADIIPAVRRGEGMGYFATSTNLAMAVGPFLGLYISQNFENNIIFITTTVFAVIALIATLFLRVPKTAFIPSASDEMGGFRLSDYFERSTIGIGILVALLGFVYSSILSFFTSYAVEINLVDAASFFFVLYAVFLLLSRPITGQMFDRLGENAVIYPSLLLFGVGMFLLSQANIGIILLIAGAIIGIGFGTFQSSAQTVAINEAPRHRIGLATSTYFVFFDTGIGIGPFVLGFILPLIGFRGMYVSMAVIIFVCIFVYYIVHGKKAAARKRARGV; this comes from the coding sequence ATGGAACAGAAACCTAAATTATGGACCAAAGACTTTATTATGGTCTCAACTTCGAATTTTTTACTTTTTATATCATTTTATATATTAATGGTAACATTAGCCGTATACTCAATTGAGAAATTTCATGCATCGCAGAGCCAAGCAGGCCTTGCATCGAGTATCTTTGTGCTTGGAGCGGTACTAGTAAGACCGATTGCTGGGAAGACGATCGAAAAGGTAGGAAAAAAGAAATTACTGCTTTTCGGTTTGATCTTATTCTTGGTCATGATGTTATTTTATTTTCCGGTAAATAATCTAGCGCTGCTGCTAATCATTCGGTTTATTCATGGTTTTGCTTTTGGGATTAGTACAACTGCAACTGGGACAATCGTTGCGGACATCATACCAGCTGTAAGACGTGGCGAAGGTATGGGATATTTTGCGACAAGTACGAATCTAGCGATGGCGGTTGGTCCTTTCTTAGGACTCTATATTAGCCAAAACTTTGAAAATAATATAATCTTTATTACCACCACAGTATTTGCAGTTATTGCTTTAATTGCAACGCTTTTTTTACGTGTTCCAAAAACAGCGTTTATACCGAGTGCGAGTGATGAGATGGGCGGCTTCCGTCTAAGCGATTACTTTGAAAGAAGTACGATTGGGATTGGTATCCTTGTTGCTTTACTTGGGTTTGTATATTCCAGTATTCTATCGTTCTTTACTTCTTATGCAGTAGAAATAAACTTAGTGGATGCAGCGAGCTTTTTCTTCGTTCTGTACGCAGTATTTCTTCTGCTATCTAGACCAATTACCGGCCAAATGTTTGATCGATTGGGAGAAAATGCTGTTATCTATCCGTCGCTCCTGCTATTTGGTGTCGGCATGTTCCTGCTAAGTCAGGCAAATATTGGTATCATTTTACTCATAGCTGGGGCAATTATCGGTATTGGTTTCGGTACGTTTCAATCAAGTGCCCAAACGGTTGCCATTAACGAGGCTCCAAGACATCGGATCGGTTTGGCAACATCAACCTATTTTGTGTTCTTTGACACTGGTATAGGGATAGGTCCGTTTGTACTCGGATTTATTCTGCCATTGATCGGATTCCGCGGAATGTATGTAAGTATGGCTGTTATTATCTTTGTTTGTATCTTTGTCTACTATATAGTACATGGCAAGAAGGCTGCGGCGAGAAAGAGAGCTAGAGGAGTCTGA
- a CDS encoding sodium:solute symporter family protein produces MQTLDWVVVGLFFLVMIGIGIYSYTKNHSSDDFFVGGGKVPWWLSGVSHHVSGHSGVVFVAYAGIAYTYGITIYFWWAVAIGLALLVTAKWVAPRWPRLREKLGIQSPTEYMALRFGLPAQQVTAWTGVLIKLLDIGAKWASMGILLSGFTGLPIWTGIILSGAVSLIYVAIGGLWADLVTDFVQFIVQLIAGIVIFVGVFSYLGGPSSLITMWGDLPDGHASPFNGSYTPLWIFLFIIVKFFDYSGGNWNLAARFISTPNGEDAKKAARLSAVLYFVWPLLIFLPMVAAPLIFPDLTDPAQQLYPMLTTTFMPAGLVGLVLAALFASTMGMTVSDINALTAVVQRDILPTMNKKFKEIKNDTGKQSLLIARLLTILFTILTITVGLNQERFGGVIGLIITWFSALVGPMAVPLIFGQFSRFKYSNGPVAIYSILSGVVGFAITQLTNIIPADIATAFPLLVTLIVFFLGGYINKKRGLEVSAEVDELLEYLATGKNDTIKEENKTVNM; encoded by the coding sequence ATGCAAACGCTTGATTGGGTAGTTGTAGGGCTTTTCTTCTTAGTCATGATCGGAATCGGGATTTATAGTTATACTAAAAACCATAGCTCTGATGACTTCTTTGTTGGTGGAGGAAAGGTGCCTTGGTGGCTTTCTGGAGTATCTCACCACGTATCGGGTCACAGTGGGGTAGTGTTCGTAGCATACGCAGGGATTGCTTATACTTATGGGATTACGATTTATTTCTGGTGGGCAGTTGCAATTGGGCTCGCTTTATTAGTAACGGCGAAATGGGTTGCGCCGAGATGGCCAAGACTACGTGAAAAGTTAGGGATCCAATCACCTACTGAATATATGGCACTTCGTTTTGGACTGCCAGCACAACAAGTAACAGCATGGACTGGAGTTCTTATTAAACTTCTTGATATTGGTGCAAAATGGGCTTCAATGGGTATTTTGTTAAGCGGTTTCACAGGCTTGCCAATTTGGACTGGAATTATCTTATCTGGTGCCGTATCACTTATTTACGTTGCAATTGGCGGACTATGGGCAGACTTGGTGACCGACTTTGTTCAATTTATCGTGCAATTAATTGCTGGTATCGTTATTTTTGTTGGGGTATTCAGCTATCTCGGTGGACCAAGCTCTTTAATTACAATGTGGGGCGATTTGCCTGATGGACATGCTAGTCCATTCAATGGCTCTTATACACCACTATGGATCTTCCTGTTTATCATTGTTAAATTCTTTGATTATAGTGGAGGTAACTGGAACTTAGCAGCACGATTCATTTCGACTCCAAATGGGGAGGATGCAAAAAAAGCAGCTAGGCTATCAGCGGTATTATACTTTGTATGGCCATTATTAATCTTCTTACCAATGGTTGCAGCACCGTTAATCTTCCCTGATTTAACAGATCCTGCACAGCAATTGTACCCAATGCTGACTACAACATTCATGCCAGCAGGTTTAGTTGGACTTGTGCTAGCGGCATTGTTTGCAAGTACAATGGGTATGACGGTGTCGGATATTAACGCATTAACAGCTGTAGTACAAAGGGATATCTTACCTACAATGAACAAGAAATTTAAGGAAATTAAAAATGATACAGGAAAACAATCCTTGCTTATCGCAAGATTATTAACGATTTTATTTACCATTTTAACGATTACTGTCGGATTAAACCAAGAAAGATTCGGTGGGGTTATCGGCCTGATTATTACATGGTTCTCTGCACTAGTTGGGCCAATGGCAGTACCATTAATCTTTGGTCAATTCTCTAGATTTAAGTACAGTAATGGACCAGTAGCAATCTATTCAATCTTAAGTGGGGTAGTTGGATTCGCAATCACTCAATTAACGAATATAATACCAGCTGATATTGCAACAGCCTTCCCGCTATTAGTCACATTAATAGTCTTCTTCTTAGGCGGATATATTAATAAGAAGAGAGGACTTGAAGTATCTGCGGAAGTGGATGAATTGCTGGAATATTTAGCAACCGGCAAAAATGATACAATTAAAGAAGAGAATAAAACAGTGAATATGTAA
- a CDS encoding YwqG family protein, whose protein sequence is MELPLQLQQHANALAETKKPCLIIKGKPESTTPLQSKFSGKAYWLKADAYPATLNGEPLRLLAQINFSEMEETIPDYPTEGILQFFVADDDVYGLNFDDGTNQDTFRVIYHETIETDQSKWMTDFPEFGNENYFPVEKECAISFDVSEELMSSSDYRFNIITEVDKLLESGTDEDYAEHDEIMDAYHEISSGQGCKLGGYPFFTQEDPRTNGDYPNHDLLLLQVDSDDDMNIMWGDTGVANFFISSEDLKNRDFSKVLYNWDCY, encoded by the coding sequence ATGGAATTACCCCTGCAATTACAGCAACATGCAAACGCATTAGCAGAAACGAAAAAGCCATGTCTAATCATTAAAGGGAAACCAGAAAGTACGACACCACTGCAAAGCAAATTTAGCGGAAAGGCCTATTGGTTAAAAGCGGATGCATATCCTGCCACACTAAATGGAGAGCCACTCCGTTTGTTAGCACAAATTAATTTTAGTGAGATGGAGGAGACGATTCCTGACTATCCAACGGAAGGGATATTACAGTTTTTTGTAGCGGATGATGATGTGTATGGCTTGAACTTTGATGATGGGACAAATCAGGATACATTCCGCGTTATTTATCACGAAACGATTGAAACGGACCAATCAAAATGGATGACAGATTTTCCTGAATTCGGAAACGAAAACTACTTCCCAGTAGAAAAAGAATGTGCAATTTCGTTTGATGTTTCAGAGGAGTTGATGTCTTCCAGTGATTATCGTTTTAATATAATAACGGAAGTAGATAAATTATTGGAAAGTGGAACAGATGAGGATTATGCTGAACATGATGAGATAATGGATGCATATCATGAGATATCGAGCGGGCAAGGCTGCAAGCTGGGAGGATATCCATTTTTTACACAAGAAGATCCAAGAACAAATGGAGATTACCCAAACCATGATCTACTCTTGCTGCAAGTTGATTCAGATGATGATATGAATATTATGTGGGGAGATACTGGGGTGGCTAATTTCTTTATTTCATCGGAGGATTTAAAGAACCGAGATTTCTCAAAGGTTTTATACAACTGGGATTGTTATTAA
- a CDS encoding malate:quinone oxidoreductase, producing the protein MSRQPKKTNVILIGAGVMSATLGSLLKELVPEWEIKVFEKLSKPGEESSNGWNNAGTGHSALCELNYTPEMPDGSVDISKALKINEQFQISKQFWSYLVKNKLIQNPQDFIMPLPHMSLVHGEKDVAFLKKRFEALSNNPLFAGMEFSDNPERLMEWMPLIMKERTTNESIAATKVDSGTDVNFGALTSMLFDYLINKDVEVNYRHLVRDMKRAQDGSWEVKVHDIDGGKLEYHTADFVFIGAGGGSLPLLQKTDIPESKHIGGFPVSGLFLVSDKPEVVEQHHAKVYGKAKVGAPPMSVPHLDTRYIDGKKTVLFGPFAGFSPKFLKTGSYFDLIRSVKPNNVLTMLSAGAKEMKLTKYLIQQVMLSNEKRMEELREFIPTAKSEDWDVIVAGQRVQVIKDTEALGKGTLQFGTEVVTAGDGSIAALLGASPGASTAVSIMLEVLEKCFPEYIDKWEPKIKEMVPSYGMLLLENPKLIREIHASTANALGLEEDGKQASQKESAVTLLEA; encoded by the coding sequence ATGAGTAGACAACCGAAGAAAACAAACGTTATCTTGATTGGTGCCGGTGTCATGAGTGCAACATTGGGCTCCTTACTGAAAGAGCTAGTACCAGAATGGGAAATCAAAGTATTTGAGAAACTCTCCAAACCTGGGGAGGAGAGCTCGAACGGCTGGAATAATGCGGGCACAGGGCATTCCGCACTTTGTGAGCTAAACTACACACCAGAGATGCCAGATGGATCAGTCGATATTAGCAAGGCATTGAAAATCAATGAACAGTTTCAGATTTCAAAGCAGTTTTGGTCTTATCTAGTAAAAAATAAATTAATCCAAAATCCTCAAGACTTTATTATGCCATTGCCGCACATGAGTTTAGTACATGGAGAAAAAGATGTAGCGTTTTTAAAGAAACGGTTTGAAGCGCTTTCGAATAATCCTTTATTTGCTGGGATGGAGTTTTCCGATAATCCGGAAAGGCTGATGGAATGGATGCCCCTTATTATGAAGGAACGTACAACAAATGAATCGATAGCAGCAACAAAGGTTGATTCTGGAACGGATGTCAATTTTGGTGCATTAACAAGTATGTTATTCGATTATCTAATCAATAAAGATGTTGAGGTCAACTATAGACATCTTGTTAGGGATATGAAACGCGCTCAGGATGGTTCATGGGAAGTAAAGGTACATGATATTGATGGAGGAAAGCTGGAATACCATACAGCTGATTTTGTCTTTATTGGTGCTGGCGGCGGAAGTTTGCCTCTGCTTCAAAAAACGGATATTCCAGAGTCGAAACATATTGGCGGCTTCCCTGTAAGTGGGCTGTTTTTAGTATCGGATAAACCAGAAGTTGTCGAACAGCATCATGCAAAAGTGTACGGGAAGGCGAAGGTTGGTGCACCTCCGATGTCTGTTCCGCATTTGGACACACGGTATATTGATGGCAAAAAAACGGTGCTGTTTGGACCATTTGCAGGATTTTCACCGAAGTTCCTGAAAACAGGTTCCTATTTCGATTTAATCCGTTCAGTGAAGCCGAATAATGTCCTCACAATGCTATCTGCGGGTGCAAAAGAAATGAAATTGACGAAGTACTTGATCCAGCAAGTGATGCTGTCGAATGAAAAGCGTATGGAGGAATTGCGTGAGTTTATTCCAACGGCAAAGAGTGAAGACTGGGATGTAATCGTCGCCGGTCAACGTGTGCAAGTAATCAAGGATACCGAGGCTTTAGGAAAGGGAACACTTCAATTCGGCACAGAGGTCGTTACTGCAGGCGATGGTTCAATCGCTGCATTGCTTGGTGCTTCACCAGGGGCTTCTACTGCGGTTTCCATCATGCTTGAAGTACTGGAGAAATGCTTCCCGGAATATATTGATAAATGGGAACCAAAAATCAAAGAAATGGTCCCTTCTTATGGCATGTTGCTACTGGAAAATCCAAAGCTTATCCGTGAAATCCATGCTTCAACGGCAAATGCGCTTGGATTAGAAGAGGATGGGAAACAAGCAAGTCAGAAGGAAAGTGCAGTTACATTACTAGAAGCATAA
- a CDS encoding short-chain dehydrogenase — protein sequence MKHALIIGGTGMLSRVSLWLLDNGYHVSIIARNSGRMERLIEKTNFKSHITPIFVDYTNSKDLQEKVRHAIKQNGSIHLVVAWIHSIAEDALTTITEEVSKQRNEWNLFHVLGSSSNLETIKLKVAVPNNCIYHQVQLGFVIEGTHSRWLTNQEISDGVIEAMKTREQVFTVGELEPWDRRP from the coding sequence ATGAAACATGCATTAATCATTGGCGGAACAGGTATGTTATCGAGAGTATCACTTTGGTTATTAGATAATGGCTATCACGTATCGATCATTGCACGAAATTCTGGACGTATGGAAAGGCTGATAGAAAAGACAAATTTTAAAAGCCATATAACACCTATATTTGTTGATTACACCAATAGTAAGGATTTGCAGGAGAAAGTAAGGCATGCGATTAAGCAGAATGGCAGCATTCATCTTGTCGTCGCATGGATACATTCGATTGCTGAAGATGCACTGACAACAATAACTGAAGAGGTTTCGAAACAAAGGAATGAATGGAACTTATTCCATGTTTTAGGAAGCAGTTCAAATTTAGAAACAATAAAGCTAAAAGTTGCTGTACCAAATAATTGTATTTATCACCAGGTGCAACTGGGATTTGTAATTGAAGGAACTCACTCAAGGTGGTTAACAAATCAAGAAATCTCGGATGGAGTTATTGAAGCGATGAAAACTAGAGAGCAAGTTTTTACGGTTGGTGAATTGGAACCATGGGATAGGCGTCCTTAA
- a CDS encoding MarR family winged helix-turn-helix transcriptional regulator, with the protein MEQSLFFQRNLQFSRSFTKKLNEKLVEIGLYYSQWSIVYCLKQIGPVTLVEISNHLDVEKPTISRTVNRLAEQQLIEEVPSNDKRERMIQLTKKGLEVYEKAILIVSEFEQSLIADIPSADIDTAFRTIQLLKERL; encoded by the coding sequence TTGGAGCAGTCTTTGTTTTTTCAAAGAAATCTACAGTTTTCAAGATCATTTACGAAAAAACTCAATGAAAAACTAGTAGAGATTGGATTATATTATTCCCAATGGAGTATTGTTTATTGTTTAAAACAAATAGGACCAGTCACACTTGTGGAAATAAGTAATCATCTTGATGTGGAAAAGCCGACGATTTCGCGCACGGTAAATCGGCTGGCAGAGCAACAGCTAATTGAAGAAGTGCCAAGCAATGACAAGCGAGAGCGGATGATTCAGCTGACTAAAAAAGGATTAGAAGTATATGAGAAAGCTATCCTTATTGTAAGTGAGTTCGAACAATCATTAATTGCGGACATACCGTCAGCAGATATAGATACAGCGTTTCGGACGATTCAATTATTAAAAGAAAGACTTTAG